One Mycolicibacterium crocinum DNA window includes the following coding sequences:
- a CDS encoding TetR/AcrR family transcriptional regulator, with protein MATSRERILDAYADALAVDGERHATLDAVAARAGVSKGGLLYHFPSKDQLAEALCERLIALAADDVDKMRNAADGPARHYIRTSHYANTPLDRTLVAVARLQQAGDPRARAAIEQISDQWLSVLTEALGDRDVARTVKLIGDGLYHHAMSNALGGQPRTELDEGLLAVIDRLIDQCMDAPRA; from the coding sequence ATGGCGACCTCGCGTGAGCGCATCCTCGATGCCTACGCCGACGCGCTGGCCGTCGACGGCGAGCGCCACGCCACGCTGGACGCGGTGGCCGCCAGGGCGGGGGTGTCCAAGGGCGGTCTCCTGTACCACTTCCCGTCCAAGGACCAGCTCGCCGAAGCCCTGTGTGAGCGACTGATCGCGCTGGCCGCCGACGACGTCGACAAAATGCGCAACGCGGCCGACGGGCCGGCACGGCACTACATCCGCACCTCCCACTACGCGAACACGCCCCTGGATCGCACGCTGGTCGCGGTGGCCCGCCTGCAGCAGGCCGGCGATCCGCGGGCGCGGGCGGCCATCGAGCAGATCTCCGACCAGTGGCTAAGCGTGCTGACCGAGGCACTCGGCGACCGTGACGTCGCGCGCACGGTCAAGCTCATCGGGGACGGCCTCTACCACCATGCGATGTCCAACGCGCTCGGCGGTCAGCCGCGCACGGAGCTCGACGAGGGACTGCTGGCGGTGATCGACCGCCTCATCGACCAGTGCATGGACGCGCCGCGGGCTTAA
- the prfB gene encoding peptide chain release factor 2, translated as MDLDRQSDIAALDTTLTTVERVLDIDGLRAKIEKLEHEAADPNLWNDQSHAQRVTSELSHAQGELRRVEGLRSRLEDLPVLYELAAEEGGDDELAEADAELKSLQADIEQMEVRTLLSGEYDEREAVVTIRSGAGGVDAADWAEMLMRMYIRWAEQHNYGVEVFDTSYAEEAGIKSATFAVHAPYAYGTLSVEQGTHRLVRISPFDNQNRRQTSFADVEVLPVVETTDHIEIPEGDLRVDVYRSSGPGGQSVNTTDSAVRLTHIPTGIVVTCQNEKSQLQNKVSAMRVLQAKLLERKRQEERAELDALKGDGGSSWGNQMRSYVLHPYQMVKDLRTEYEVGNPAAVLDGDIDGFLEAGIRWRNRRDDDD; from the coding sequence GTGGACCTCGATCGTCAGTCAGATATCGCCGCCCTCGACACCACCTTGACGACGGTGGAGCGAGTGCTCGACATCGATGGGCTGCGCGCGAAGATCGAGAAGCTCGAACACGAGGCCGCCGACCCGAATCTGTGGAACGACCAGAGCCACGCCCAGCGCGTCACCAGTGAACTCTCCCACGCCCAAGGTGAACTGCGTCGCGTCGAAGGCTTGCGCAGCCGCCTCGAGGATCTGCCGGTGCTCTACGAATTGGCGGCCGAAGAGGGCGGCGACGACGAGCTCGCCGAGGCCGACGCCGAACTCAAATCCTTGCAGGCCGACATCGAACAGATGGAGGTCCGGACCCTGCTGTCCGGCGAGTACGACGAGCGCGAGGCCGTCGTCACCATCCGGTCCGGTGCGGGTGGCGTCGACGCCGCCGATTGGGCCGAGATGCTGATGCGGATGTACATCCGCTGGGCCGAGCAGCACAACTACGGCGTCGAGGTGTTCGACACCTCCTACGCCGAAGAGGCGGGCATCAAGAGCGCGACGTTCGCCGTCCACGCGCCCTACGCCTACGGCACGCTCTCGGTCGAGCAGGGCACCCACCGGCTGGTGCGCATCAGCCCGTTCGACAACCAGAACCGGCGCCAGACCTCGTTCGCCGATGTCGAGGTGCTGCCGGTCGTGGAGACCACCGACCACATCGAGATCCCCGAAGGCGATCTGCGCGTCGACGTCTACCGCTCCAGCGGTCCCGGCGGTCAGTCGGTCAACACCACCGACTCCGCAGTCCGACTGACACACATCCCCACCGGCATCGTCGTCACCTGCCAGAACGAGAAGTCGCAGCTGCAGAACAAGGTGTCAGCGATGCGTGTTCTGCAGGCCAAGCTCCTGGAACGCAAACGACAAGAGGAACGCGCCGAGCTCGATGCCCTCAAGGGCGACGGCGGGAGTTCCTGGGGCAACCAGATGCGCTCCTACGTTCTGCACCCCTACCAAATGGTCAAGGATCTGCGCACCGAGTACGAGGTCGGCAATCCTGCGGCGGTCCTGGATGGGGACATCGACGGGTTCCTGGAAGCGGGGATCCGGTGGCGCAACCGACGAGATGACGACGACTAG
- the smpB gene encoding SsrA-binding protein SmpB has protein sequence MAKNPDKKPERKIVASNRKARHNYSILDTYEAGVVLQGTEVKSLREGHASLADAFATVDDGEIWLRNLHIPEYHHGTWTNHAPRRNRKLLLHRSQIDTLVGKIRDGNLTLVPLSLYFSDGKVKVELALARGKQAHDKRQDLAKRDAQREVIRELGRRAKGKL, from the coding sequence GTGGCCAAGAATCCGGACAAGAAACCCGAACGCAAGATCGTCGCCTCCAATCGCAAGGCGCGGCACAACTATTCGATCCTCGACACCTACGAGGCCGGAGTTGTCCTGCAGGGCACCGAGGTGAAGAGTCTGCGGGAAGGCCACGCATCGCTGGCCGATGCGTTCGCCACCGTCGACGACGGCGAGATCTGGTTGCGCAATCTGCACATCCCGGAGTATCACCACGGCACCTGGACCAACCACGCGCCGCGGCGCAATCGCAAGCTGCTGCTGCACCGCAGCCAGATCGACACGCTGGTGGGCAAGATCCGCGACGGCAATCTGACCCTGGTGCCGTTGTCGTTGTATTTCTCCGACGGCAAGGTGAAGGTCGAGTTGGCGCTGGCGCGCGGTAAGCAGGCGCACGACAAGCGGCAGGATCTGGCCAAGCGGGACGCGCAGCGTGAGGTGATCCGGGAGTTGGGCCGCCGGGCCAAGGGCAAGCTCTGA
- the ftsX gene encoding permease-like cell division protein FtsX, translating into MRFGFLVNEVFTGLRRNVTMTVAMILTTAISIGLFGGGLLVVRLADHSRNIYLDRVETQVFLTNDVSANDPTCDADPCKALRAKIEARNDVRSVRFLNRDDAYNDATRKFPQYKDVASKDSFPASFIVKLDNPEQHKDFDAAMVGQPGVLNVLNQKELIDRLFAVLDGLSAAAFAVAVVQAIGAILLIANMVQVAAYTRRTEIGIMRMVGATRWYTQLPFLLEAVLAATIGVVIAIVGLIVVRAAFLENALNQFYQANLIARIDYADILYISPIMFGVGVLMAGLTGYVTLRLYVRR; encoded by the coding sequence GTGCGCTTCGGCTTCCTAGTCAACGAGGTCTTCACCGGGCTTCGCCGCAACGTCACCATGACGGTGGCCATGATTCTGACGACGGCCATCTCGATCGGCTTGTTCGGCGGTGGCCTGCTGGTGGTGCGCCTGGCCGACCACTCGCGCAACATCTACCTCGACCGCGTCGAAACCCAGGTGTTCCTGACCAACGACGTGTCGGCCAACGACCCCACCTGTGACGCCGACCCCTGTAAAGCGTTGCGCGCCAAGATCGAAGCTCGCAATGATGTGCGTTCGGTCCGGTTCCTGAACCGCGATGACGCCTACAACGACGCCACCCGCAAGTTTCCGCAGTACAAGGACGTCGCGAGCAAGGACTCGTTCCCGGCGTCGTTCATCGTCAAGCTGGACAATCCCGAGCAGCACAAGGATTTCGATGCCGCGATGGTGGGCCAGCCCGGTGTGCTCAACGTGCTGAATCAGAAGGAGTTGATCGATCGGCTCTTCGCGGTGCTCGACGGGCTGTCGGCGGCGGCGTTCGCGGTCGCGGTGGTGCAGGCGATCGGTGCGATTCTGTTGATCGCCAACATGGTTCAAGTCGCGGCCTACACCAGACGCACGGAGATCGGGATCATGCGCATGGTGGGTGCCACGCGGTGGTACACCCAGCTGCCATTCCTCCTGGAGGCGGTGCTGGCGGCGACCATCGGTGTGGTGATCGCGATCGTCGGGTTGATCGTGGTGCGGGCGGCGTTCCTGGAGAACGCGCTCAACCAGTTCTACCAGGCCAATCTGATCGCCCGGATCGACTACGCCGACATCCTCTACATATCGCCGATCATGTTCGGCGTCGGCGTGTTGATGGCCGGTCTCACCGGCTACGTCACGCTGCGCCTGTACGTACGGCGGTAG
- the ftsE gene encoding cell division ATP-binding protein FtsE, which translates to MITLDHVSKQYKSSARPALDNVSVKIDKGEFVFLIGPSGSGKSTFMRLLLAEETPTSGDLQVSKFHVNKLSGRQVPKLRQVIGCVFQDFRLLQQKTVFENVAFALEVIGKKPDTINRVVPEVLEMVGLSGKANRLPAELSGGEQQRVAIARAFVNRPLVLLADEPTGNLDPETSKDIMDLLERINRTGTTVLMATHDHHIVDSMRQRVVELSLGRLVRDEQRGVYGMDR; encoded by the coding sequence ATGATCACCCTCGACCATGTCAGTAAGCAGTACAAGTCGTCGGCACGGCCAGCCCTCGACAACGTCAGCGTCAAGATCGACAAGGGTGAGTTCGTCTTCCTCATCGGCCCGTCCGGCTCCGGCAAGTCCACGTTCATGCGGCTGCTGCTGGCCGAGGAAACACCCACCTCCGGCGACCTGCAGGTGTCGAAGTTCCACGTCAACAAGCTCTCCGGTCGCCAGGTGCCCAAGCTGCGCCAGGTGATCGGCTGCGTGTTCCAGGACTTCCGGCTGCTGCAGCAGAAGACGGTGTTCGAGAACGTCGCCTTCGCCCTGGAGGTGATCGGCAAGAAACCCGACACCATCAACCGCGTGGTGCCCGAAGTCCTAGAGATGGTGGGTCTGTCGGGCAAGGCCAACCGGCTGCCGGCCGAGCTGTCCGGCGGTGAGCAGCAGCGCGTGGCGATCGCGCGCGCCTTCGTCAACCGCCCCCTGGTGCTGCTGGCCGATGAGCCCACCGGCAACCTGGACCCGGAAACCAGTAAGGACATCATGGATCTGCTCGAGCGGATCAACCGCACGGGCACCACCGTGTTGATGGCCACCCACGACCACCACATCGTCGACTCCATGCGCCAGCGCGTGGTGGAGCTGTCCCTGGGCAGGCTCGTCCGCGATGAGCAGCGTGGTGTCTACGGAATGGATCGTTAA
- a CDS encoding MFS transporter encodes MRAYAELIRVPGVVNVTASQLFARLPLGMLSLAILLHVQARTGSFAVAGAVVACTSIGEAIAMPMTSRLLGRIGMVPTLVSAAVVNGICMLALAFVHVPGPVLMGLGFLIGASVPPLLPAVRSLYPQMVPGEGLRALFALDTTAQELIWVIGPVAATFLASAISTAIPLLFSAGVTVVGTAWFLLSARRLKPRIDRSVVAFGRVLINPAVILAMVASLALVASFMALEVGVLALFGNHNLSAGVALGVASLGSLIGGVLFGHRHLGVRGLATSMTVVAAGTAVFGLVDGWALQLTALFASGLGFAPALAALYVMVSREIAEHSAAEAFGWLNSGALVGGAMGTAIGGVVVDSYGSFAVIMVSAALALLAACTPLVARTAGPVGGLSREKVVCEI; translated from the coding sequence GTGCGCGCCTATGCCGAGCTCATTCGAGTTCCGGGCGTGGTCAACGTGACCGCCTCACAACTTTTCGCACGGTTGCCTCTGGGCATGCTGTCGCTGGCGATCCTGCTGCATGTGCAGGCCCGCACCGGTTCGTTCGCGGTGGCGGGCGCCGTCGTGGCGTGCACCAGCATCGGTGAAGCGATCGCCATGCCGATGACATCGCGTCTGCTCGGCCGCATCGGTATGGTCCCGACCCTGGTGTCCGCGGCCGTGGTCAACGGCATCTGCATGCTCGCGTTGGCCTTCGTCCACGTCCCCGGCCCGGTGCTGATGGGACTGGGCTTCCTGATCGGCGCCTCGGTGCCGCCGCTGCTGCCCGCCGTGCGCTCGCTGTACCCCCAGATGGTTCCGGGGGAGGGGCTGCGAGCCCTCTTCGCGTTGGATACCACTGCGCAGGAACTGATTTGGGTGATCGGCCCAGTCGCCGCCACATTCCTCGCGTCGGCCATCTCGACCGCGATCCCGCTGCTGTTCTCCGCCGGCGTCACGGTGGTGGGCACCGCGTGGTTCCTGCTGAGCGCGCGCCGGTTGAAGCCGCGCATCGATCGCAGCGTCGTCGCCTTCGGGCGAGTGCTGATCAACCCCGCCGTCATTCTGGCGATGGTGGCCAGCCTCGCGCTGGTGGCCTCCTTCATGGCGCTGGAAGTCGGCGTGCTCGCCCTGTTCGGCAACCACAACCTGTCGGCCGGGGTGGCACTGGGCGTGGCCAGCCTCGGCTCACTGATCGGCGGCGTGCTGTTCGGCCATCGTCACCTCGGCGTGCGCGGTCTGGCGACGTCCATGACCGTCGTCGCCGCGGGCACGGCGGTGTTCGGTCTGGTCGACGGATGGGCGCTGCAACTCACCGCACTGTTCGCCTCCGGACTCGGCTTCGCCCCCGCCCTGGCCGCCCTCTACGTGATGGTGTCGCGGGAAATCGCCGAGCACTCGGCCGCTGAGGCGTTCGGCTGGCTCAACAGCGGCGCGCTCGTCGGCGGCGCCATGGGCACCGCGATCGGCGGCGTGGTCGTCGACAGCTACGGCTCGTTCGCGGTGATCATGGTGTCCGCCGCGCTGGCTCTGCTCGCCGCGTGCACACCGCTCGTGGCGCGCACCGCCGGACCGGTCGGTGGGCTGTCGCGGGAGAAGGTCGTCTGCGAAATCTAG
- a CDS encoding cytochrome P450 produces MTITIDAPRMPNVFDAGLPTVDYDNETDPYRALAMLRRARRQAPIALGPHGPEFLAYDIVHEASRDRRFVVPQGMFLASQGITSGPLWDRVVATIINMDGDEHHRLRRLVCKAFTPRATERLRTTVTEVINGLIDTCTADGRCDVVSDIARHYPIPIICALLGVPGGDWEHFARWTDEFFKAFSWNVAENEPSILAAWEELDDYVDAMVAERRHELTDDLVSDLIRAEDEGDRLTIEELRMLVAGLLMAGTDTTRNQLAASVSVLCEHPDQWALLARQPDLAARAVEETMRHSPIVFGTLRTVVEDVEVAGYRVPAGTLVILNSAAANRDSGVCEDPDRLDITRTAALPMQTFGGGVHYCLGANLARLELTEALTVMARRMPNIRRTGPAPWKPLSGLSGPATLPVAFDPGY; encoded by the coding sequence ATGACCATCACAATCGACGCGCCGCGGATGCCGAATGTATTCGACGCGGGGTTGCCCACCGTGGACTACGACAATGAGACGGATCCCTACAGGGCGCTGGCAATGCTGCGGCGCGCGCGCCGGCAGGCTCCGATCGCGCTCGGTCCGCACGGTCCGGAATTCCTGGCCTACGACATCGTCCACGAGGCATCACGCGACCGCAGATTCGTTGTGCCGCAGGGGATGTTCCTCGCATCGCAGGGCATCACGTCCGGTCCGCTGTGGGATCGGGTGGTTGCCACGATCATCAACATGGACGGTGACGAGCACCATCGGCTGCGCCGGCTGGTGTGCAAGGCGTTCACGCCGAGAGCCACGGAACGTCTGCGCACCACCGTCACCGAGGTCATCAACGGACTGATCGACACGTGCACGGCCGACGGCCGGTGCGACGTCGTCTCCGACATCGCGCGGCATTACCCGATCCCGATCATCTGTGCCCTGCTCGGCGTACCAGGCGGGGACTGGGAGCACTTCGCACGCTGGACCGACGAGTTCTTCAAGGCCTTCAGCTGGAATGTCGCCGAAAACGAACCGTCGATCCTGGCCGCCTGGGAAGAGCTGGACGACTATGTCGACGCGATGGTCGCCGAACGACGGCACGAACTCACCGATGACCTGGTCTCCGATCTGATCCGAGCCGAAGACGAGGGTGACCGCCTGACCATCGAGGAACTGCGGATGCTGGTGGCCGGCCTACTGATGGCCGGCACCGATACCACCAGGAACCAGCTCGCCGCGTCGGTGTCCGTGCTGTGCGAGCATCCCGACCAGTGGGCGCTGTTGGCCCGGCAACCCGACCTCGCCGCGCGTGCGGTCGAGGAGACGATGCGCCACTCCCCAATTGTGTTCGGCACGCTGCGTACCGTCGTCGAGGATGTCGAGGTCGCGGGCTACCGCGTCCCGGCGGGTACCTTGGTCATCCTCAATTCGGCTGCGGCGAACCGGGATTCGGGTGTCTGCGAGGATCCCGACCGGCTGGACATCACCCGCACCGCGGCGCTGCCGATGCAGACGTTCGGTGGGGGCGTGCACTACTGCCTCGGGGCCAACCTGGCTCGTCTCGAGCTGACCGAGGCGCTGACGGTCATGGCGCGACGCATGCCGAACATCCGTCGCACCGGGCCCGCGCCGTGGAAGCCGCTGAGCGGTTTGAGCGGACCCGCGACGCTGCCCGTCGCATTCGACCCGGGGTACTAG
- the hisN gene encoding histidinol-phosphatase yields MSGHDVRADLSVALQLADRADAITLDRFGALDLRVDTKPDLTPVTDADEAVEADLREVLSRERPDDAVLGEEYGGTAEFQGRQWVIDPIDGTKNFVRGVPVWASLIALLDDGIPIVGAVSAPALNRRWWAGRGLGAFATTGDGPARTLSVSGVADLGSASLSFSSLSGWADLGRREQFLALTDDVWRVRAYGDFFSYCLVAEGAVDIAAEPEVKLWDLAPLDILIREAGGTFTNLDGAPGPHGGHAVATNGLLHDATLARLAGG; encoded by the coding sequence ATGAGCGGCCACGATGTACGGGCAGACCTCTCGGTGGCGTTGCAGCTCGCCGACCGGGCCGACGCGATCACCCTCGACCGGTTCGGGGCACTGGATCTGCGTGTCGACACCAAACCCGACCTCACGCCGGTCACCGACGCCGATGAGGCGGTCGAGGCGGACCTGCGGGAGGTCTTGTCCCGCGAGCGCCCGGATGATGCCGTGCTCGGTGAGGAGTACGGCGGCACCGCCGAATTCCAAGGCAGGCAGTGGGTGATCGACCCGATCGACGGCACCAAGAATTTCGTCCGTGGCGTGCCGGTGTGGGCCAGCCTGATCGCGCTTCTCGACGACGGCATTCCGATTGTCGGCGCGGTGAGCGCTCCGGCGTTGAACCGGCGATGGTGGGCGGGCCGCGGACTGGGCGCGTTCGCGACGACCGGCGACGGGCCGGCGCGCACTCTGTCGGTATCCGGTGTCGCGGACTTGGGCTCAGCCAGCCTGTCGTTCTCTAGCCTGTCCGGGTGGGCCGATCTCGGGCGGCGCGAGCAGTTCCTCGCTTTGACCGACGACGTGTGGCGGGTGCGCGCCTACGGCGACTTCTTCTCCTACTGCCTGGTCGCCGAGGGCGCCGTCGATATCGCCGCCGAACCCGAGGTCAAGCTGTGGGACCTGGCCCCACTGGACATTTTGATCCGCGAAGCCGGCGGCACCTTCACCAATCTCGACGGAGCACCCGGCCCCCACGGTGGCCACGCCGTTGCCACGAACGGGTTGCTGCACGACGCAACGCTGGCGCGTCTGGCGGGCGGCTAG
- a CDS encoding mechanosensitive ion channel family protein translates to MTTTSTYLAFGLADHWSNFWHGQYGVWIVTRGVRIALLLIGGLLGARFINWLSRRITRRIDAQYQQTDQIVRTESAKHQQAVASVVSWVSIALLFVMVVVEIGDVLSIPVSSLAAPAAVLGAALGFGAQNLVKDMLAGFFIITERQYGFGDLVQLSMVGAPKDSLGTVEEVTLRVTKLRTPEGEMYTVPNGNIVRSLNLSKDWARAVVDVPVPTSADLNRVNDVLHTVCNDAMLDEDLRKLLLDKPALMGVESLEVDSVNLRMVARTLPGKQFDVGRRLRVMVIAALAQAGITTPAEKTPTLGAMTPSGTSDDVARSQDKAQ, encoded by the coding sequence ATGACGACGACTAGCACCTACCTGGCATTTGGCCTTGCCGATCACTGGAGCAACTTCTGGCACGGCCAGTACGGCGTGTGGATCGTGACCAGAGGCGTCCGCATCGCACTGTTGCTGATCGGCGGGCTGTTGGGCGCGCGGTTCATCAACTGGCTGTCCCGCAGGATTACCCGGCGCATCGACGCGCAGTACCAGCAGACCGACCAGATCGTCCGTACCGAGAGCGCCAAGCATCAGCAGGCCGTGGCCTCAGTGGTGTCCTGGGTGTCGATCGCACTGCTGTTCGTGATGGTCGTCGTCGAGATCGGTGACGTCTTGTCGATACCGGTCAGTTCGCTCGCCGCGCCCGCAGCAGTGTTGGGTGCCGCCTTGGGTTTCGGTGCGCAGAACCTGGTGAAGGACATGTTGGCCGGGTTCTTCATCATCACCGAGCGGCAGTACGGCTTTGGTGACCTGGTTCAGCTGAGCATGGTCGGCGCCCCGAAAGACTCGCTCGGCACCGTCGAGGAGGTCACCCTGCGGGTGACCAAGCTCCGCACGCCCGAAGGCGAGATGTACACCGTGCCCAACGGGAACATCGTCAGATCGTTGAACCTGTCGAAGGACTGGGCGCGAGCGGTCGTCGATGTCCCGGTGCCCACCTCCGCCGACCTCAACCGCGTCAACGACGTGCTGCACACCGTGTGCAACGACGCGATGCTCGACGAGGATCTGCGAAAGCTACTTCTGGACAAGCCGGCCTTGATGGGTGTGGAGAGTCTCGAGGTCGATTCGGTCAATCTGCGGATGGTGGCCCGCACCCTGCCCGGTAAACAGTTCGACGTCGGCCGCCGGCTGCGGGTGATGGTGATCGCCGCCCTGGCGCAGGCGGGCATCACCACCCCGGCGGAGAAGACCCCCACACTGGGCGCGATGACTCCGTCGGGAACGAGCGACGATGTAGCCCGCAGTCAGGACAAAGCGCAGTGA
- a CDS encoding FAD-dependent oxidoreductase, which produces MRPYFVAIVGAGPSGYFAAASLLKFADSSVAAGGPDVHVDMLEMLPTPFGLVRSGVAPDHPKIKTISAQFEKTSLDERFRFFGNIRVGEHVQAQELAQKYDAVVYAIGAQSDRPLGIPGEELEGSVAAVDFVGWYNAHPHFEDMAPDLSTGRAIVVGNGNVALDVARILVSDPRELAKSDIADHALDLLHAKGVEEVVVIGRRGPLQATFTTLELRELGDLEAMADVDVIVDPADFESITDEQLEAAGKTVKLNIKVLRGYADTQPRGAKRRIVFRFQTSPIEIKGDGRVESVVLGRNELVDEGGRIVAKDTGVREELPAQLVVRAVGYRGIPTPGLPFDDRSGTIPHTDGRVDGSANEYVVGWIKRGPSGVIGSNKKDSADTVATLLADLDGRELGDFGDDHGETLVEWLLSRQPKLITDDHWKLIDAHERGAGEPHGRPRVKLTSVAELLRIGHG; this is translated from the coding sequence ATGCGTCCTTACTTTGTCGCGATCGTTGGTGCAGGCCCTTCCGGATACTTCGCGGCGGCATCGCTGCTGAAGTTCGCGGACAGTTCGGTCGCCGCCGGCGGGCCCGATGTGCACGTCGACATGCTCGAGATGCTGCCCACCCCCTTTGGTTTGGTGCGCTCCGGCGTGGCGCCAGACCATCCCAAGATCAAGACCATCAGCGCCCAATTCGAGAAGACCTCGCTCGATGAGCGGTTCCGGTTCTTCGGCAACATCCGCGTCGGCGAGCACGTACAGGCGCAGGAACTGGCACAGAAGTACGACGCCGTCGTGTATGCGATCGGGGCGCAGTCGGACCGCCCGCTCGGCATCCCCGGCGAGGAGCTGGAGGGCAGCGTCGCCGCCGTCGACTTCGTCGGTTGGTACAACGCGCACCCCCACTTCGAAGACATGGCGCCGGACCTGTCGACCGGGCGCGCCATCGTCGTTGGCAACGGCAACGTCGCGCTCGACGTCGCGCGCATCCTCGTCAGCGATCCCCGCGAGCTGGCGAAGTCCGACATCGCCGACCATGCGCTCGACCTGCTGCACGCGAAAGGCGTCGAGGAGGTCGTCGTGATCGGCCGCCGCGGGCCACTGCAGGCCACGTTCACCACGCTGGAGCTGCGTGAGCTGGGCGACCTGGAGGCCATGGCCGACGTGGACGTCATCGTCGACCCCGCCGACTTCGAGTCGATCACCGACGAACAGCTGGAGGCGGCGGGTAAGACCGTCAAGCTGAACATCAAGGTGCTGCGCGGGTATGCCGACACCCAACCGCGAGGAGCCAAGCGCCGCATCGTGTTTCGGTTCCAAACCTCGCCCATCGAGATCAAGGGCGACGGCCGGGTCGAGTCGGTGGTGCTGGGCCGCAACGAGCTCGTCGACGAGGGCGGCCGCATCGTCGCCAAGGACACCGGCGTGCGCGAGGAACTGCCCGCCCAGCTGGTGGTGCGTGCGGTCGGCTACCGCGGCATCCCGACACCGGGCCTGCCGTTCGACGACCGTTCGGGCACCATCCCGCACACCGACGGACGCGTCGACGGCAGCGCCAACGAGTACGTCGTCGGCTGGATCAAACGCGGCCCGTCCGGGGTCATCGGCAGCAACAAGAAGGACTCCGCCGACACCGTCGCGACGCTGCTGGCCGACCTCGACGGCCGCGAGCTCGGCGACTTCGGCGACGACCACGGCGAGACGCTCGTCGAGTGGCTGCTGTCGCGGCAGCCCAAACTGATCACCGACGACCACTGGAAGCTGATCGACGCGCACGAGCGGGGCGCGGGCGAGCCGCACGGCCGCCCGCGGGTCAAGCTCACCAGCGTGGCCGAGCTACTGCGCATCGGCCACGGCTAG